A genomic segment from Sander vitreus isolate 19-12246 chromosome 3, sanVit1, whole genome shotgun sequence encodes:
- the LOC144512668 gene encoding extracellular calcium-sensing receptor-like, with product MDGDYVIGGVFSIHYYMQTVKHNYTTMPEPLRCTGSINTRELRFSRAMIFAIEEINNSTELLPGIKLGYQIYDSCASVPVAVHVAFQLSNGLDPVFYTGDNCSQSGMVKAVVGETGSTPSISISRIIGPFNIPQVSHFATCACLSDKQQYPSFLRTVPSDQFQADALAKLVKHFGWTWIGAVRSDSDYGNNGMASFLDAARKEGICVEYSESFYRTQPRSRIQRVADVIRRSTAMVVVAFAASGDLRLLLEELSLEPFPPRQWIGSEAWVTNTELLKFSFCAGAIGFAIQKSVIPGLRDFLLDLSPSKVAASPVLTEFWEDAFNCRLGKSENVVYRQVCDGTEDIKTLQNPYTDTSKLRITNMVYKAVYAIAHAIHKAVCQKTNSTTQKNPNVLFCRNLKKVHFSQNGYDVSFDANGDPVARYELVNWQKNERGSIEMVTVGHYDASLPVGQKFRINRNLTWVDGGTQVPVSVCTNSCPPGTRKVLQKGKPICCYDCIPCPEGEISNATDSPDCFPCPKEFWPNSERDTCLPKPVEFISYNEVLGIILAAFSVGGACLAIITAAVFYRHRTSPIVRANNSELSFLLLFSLTLCFLCSLTFIGAPSAWSCMLRHTAFGITFVLCMSCVLGKTIVVLMAFRATLPGSNVMKWFGPPQQRITVVSFTLIQVLICTIWLGLSPPFPMKNLTIYKKRIILECALGSATGFWAVIGYIGLLAVFCFVLAVLARKLPDNFNEAKLITFSMLIFCAVWITFIPAYLSSPGKFTVAVEIFAILASSFGLILCIFAPKCFIILFKPEKNTKKHLMNKNQS from the exons ATGGATGGTGACTACGTTATTGGGGGTGTTTTCTCCATACACTACTACATGCAAACAGTGAAGCATAACTACACCACAATGCCTGAGCCACTAAGATGCACAGGAAG cATTAACACCCGTGAACTGCGGTTCTCACGCGCAATGATCTTCGCCATCGAGGAGATAAACAACAGTACGGAGCTGCTGCCGGGAATCAAACTCGGTTATCAGATCTATGACTCGTGCGCCTCGGTGCCCGTGGCGGTGCATGTGGCATTCCAGCTTTCAAATGGCCTGGACCCGGTGTTTTACACCGGTGACAATTGCTCACAATCTGGTATGGTGAAGGCTGTTGTTGGTGAGACTGGGTCCACACCATCCATCAGCATCTCGCGCATCATCGGGCCCTTTAACATCCCACAA GTGAGCCACTTTGCTACTTGTGCATGTCTGTCCGATAAGCAACAGTACCCGAGTTTCTTGAGAACTGTCCCTAGTGATCAGTTCCAGGCTGACGCGCTGGCCAAGCTGGTAAAACACTTTGGCTGGACTTGGATAGGTGCTGTCCGGTCAGATTCAGACTATGGCAATAATGGTATGGCGTCTTTCCTGGACGCAGCACGCAAAGAGGGGATCTGTGTGGAATACTCTGAATCTTTCTATCGGACCCAGCCACGTAGCAGGATCCAGAGAGTAGCTGATGTTATCCGCAG GTCGACAGCTATGGTTGTTGTGGCATTTGCAGCCTCTGGAGACCTGAGGCTTCTACTGGAGGAGCTGTCGCTTGAGCCTTTCCCACCTCGCCAGTGGATAGGCAGTGAAGCCTGGGTAACAAACACAGAATTGCTGAAGTTCAGCTTCTGTGCTGGAGCCATCGGATTTGCCATTCAGAAATCTGTTATCCCAGGTCTGAGAGACTTCTTGCTTGATCTCTCTCCTTCTAAAGTGGCTGCCTCTCCAGTGCTTACTGAGTTCTGGGAGGATGCATTCAACTGCAGGCTGGGAAAAAGTGAGAACGTTGTATATAGACA AGTGTGTGATGGAACTGAAGACATAAAGACCCTCCAGAACCCGTACACTGACACATCTAAGCTTCGAATCACTAACATGGTATACAAGGCTGTTTATGCAATAGCTCATGCCATTCATAAAGCAGTGTGTCAGAAAACAAATTCTACAACTCA GAAAAACCCCAATGTCCTTTTTTGCCGTAAT CTGAAGAAAGTACATTTTTCCCAAAACGGTTATGATGTGTCATTTGATGCCAACGGTGATCCTGTGGCCAGATATGAACTGGTTAACTGgcaaaaaaatgaaagaggAAGCATTGAGATGGTGACAGTAGGGCACTACGATGCATCACTGCCGGTGGGCCAGAAGTTCCGTATCAACAGGAACCTCACCTGGGTGGACGGTGGCACACAA GTACCTGTGTCAGTGTGCACTAACAGCTGTCCTCCAGGAACTCGTAAAGTGCTGCAGAAAGGAAAACCCATCTGCTGTTATGATTGCATACCGTGTCCCGAGGGAGAGATTAGCAATGCTACag atTCCCCTGATTGTTTCCCTTGCCCCAAGGAGTTCTGGCCTAATTCAGAGAGAGACACTTGTCTCCCCAAACCTGTAGAGTTTATTTCCTACAATGAGGTCCTAGGAATCATCCTGGCTGCATTCTCAGTTGGTGGTGCCTGCCTGGCCATTATAACAGCAGCTGTGTTCTATCGTCACAGGACATCCCCGATTGTCAGGGCCAACAACTCTGAGCTGAGCTTCctgctgctcttctccctgaCTCTATGTTTCTTATGTTCATTAACTTTCATTGGAGCACCCTCTGCGTGGTCCTGCATGCTGCGCCACACAGCATTTGGAATCACCTTCGTCCTCTGTATGTCTTGTGTTCTTGGAAAAACAATAGTAGTGTTAATGGCCTTCAGAGCTACACTCCCAGGTAGTAATgtcatgaaatggtttggtcctccACAGCAAAGAATAACTGTAGTTTCTTTCACACTTATTCAAGTTTTAATATGTACTATTTGGTTGGGTCTTAGTCCCCCTTTTCCAATGAAAAACCTAACCATATACAAAAAGAGAATCATCCTGGAGTGTGCATTAGGCTCAGCTACTGGGTTCTGGGCTGTGATCGGGTACATAGGCCTACTGGCTGTCTTTTGCTTTGTGTTAGCTGTCCTAGCTCGGAAATTACCTGATAATTTTAATGAGGCCAAGCTCATCACCTTCAGCATGCTGATATTCTGTGCAGTCTGGATCACCTTTATCCCTGCATATCTCAGCTCTCCTGGGAAATTTACTGTGGCTGTGGAGATATTTGCCATTCTGGCCTCCAGTTTTGGATTAATACTGTGTATATTTGCTCCAAAGTGTTTCATCATATTGTTTAAGCCAGAGAAAAACACCAAGAAacatttaatgaacaaaaatcAATCCTAA